TGAAATGAATGATTACGATTCCGCAAAAAATAGCAACAAAATGGATTTTATTGGTGGGAGTTATTGCCATATTATTTGGAAGCTTCGTATATGGTTTAGCTAAGCCTGTTAATTCAGCATCAAAGGATATAACCTATGTTTCGATAAAATCTGGCATGACAGCAGATACTATTGGCAATCTTCTCTATGAGCAGAGTTTAATTAAGAATGTCCTGGCATTTCGAATTGTTTCTAAGATTCATGGCTTAGATAGTAAGTTAAAAGCTGGTGATTATAGTTTTACAAAAGATATGTCAGTGATGCAGATTGTAGATAAACTGGCTAAAGGTGAGACTGCTCAGAAACAAATAACAATTCCAGAAGGCTATACCGTTGATCAGATCGCACTTTTAATAAAAGAAAAACAGCTTGGCGATCCGGATAAGTTTAAAAAGCTGGCTAGGAATTTTATTCCATATGCTTATATGACAGCTAATTCGTCAACTGTCTATCCAGTAGAAGGATATATATTCCCCGATACCTATGAAATTGCCAGTGGCGCTTCGGAAGAGGAACTATTAACGATGATGGTCACTGAATTTGATAAAAGGTTTAGTCAAGAAATGCGAGAAAGAGCAGAGCAAATAGGACTTTCCAATCGGGAAGTGATTGTACTAGCTTCCTTGGTGGAAAAAGAAGCGCGTATTGACAGTGATCGTCCGATTATTGCAGGTGTTTTCTTGAATCGGTTGAAACATAGTATGCCACTGCAATCATGTGCTACGATTCAGTATATATTGGGTTATCCTAAGCCGGAGCTTAGCATTCAGGATACAGAAATTGAGTCTGCCTATAATACCTACCAGCACAGCGGTTTGCCGCCAGGACCAATTGCTAATCCAGGGCTGGCTTCAATCAATGCCGTCCTTTATTCGACCGATACAGATTATTTATACTTTGTAGCGGATAAGCAGGGACATCACCATTTTAGTAAAACCTATGAAGAACACTTAACAGCAATTGAGCAGGTGCAAAAATAATGCAAATAGAAGCTTCATTATTTCGTGAAATCCAGGATTATGCTGAAATTAATCATGTGCCGATTATAAGCTTCGAAGGGGCTAGTCTGCTTGTACAAATCGTATCAAGCAGCAAGCCCCTGTCTATTCTTGAAATTGGTACAGCCATTGGCTATTCGACGTTAAAGTTTATTGAGCATATGCCCAGTGATGCCAATGTTGTTTCTATAGAACTTGATAATGAACGAGTCGAGATTGCCAAGGCATTTATTGCAAAAGCTGGTGCTGAAAATAAAGTTCAGATCATTGCAGGTGATGCGGGAAGTATCTTACCGCAATTAACTGGCCCGTTTGATTTGGTATTTATCGATGCAGCCAAAGGGCAGTATCTGGATTACTTTAAAAAAATCGAAGATAAATTATCGCAGCATTCCGTCGTTATTGCAGACAATGTTTTATTTCGTGGCTATGTTGAAAGTAATGAGGCACCGCCGCGCCGATATAAAACTATTGTGAAGCGGTTACGTGAATATCTTAGTTATGTTACTGATCATCCAAGTTTTAACACTCATTTGCATAGAGTTGGGGATGGAGTAGCTATTTCTTACTATAGGGGGAAGAAAAGTGAATAAACCCGAATTATTAGCTCCAGCAGGTAATCTTGAAAAACTGAAAATGGCGTTGCTTTATGGGGCCGATGCAGTTTTTATGGGCGGCAAGGCTTTTGGCTTAAGGGCTTTTAGTGATAATTTTAGTGATGAGGAACTTAAAGAGGGCATTGAATTTGCTCATAGTTTGCATAAAAAAGCCTACATCACTGTGAATATATTTCCGCACAACGAAGATTTGATCGGATTACCGGAATATCTAACTTATTTACGTGATGCTGGTGCAGATGCTCTGATTATTGCAGATTTGGGAGTATATCGCATAGCGCGAAATGTTGTTCCTGAGCTACCCTTGCATATAAGTACCCAAGCCAATAATACAAATTGGTCCTCGGTATTATGCTGGCAGGATATGGGTGCTGAGCGAGTCGTATTGGCAAGAGAATTATCATTAAAAGATATTGAAATTATTCGCCAGAAAGTGGATGTTGAACTGGAAGCCTTTGTTCATGGTGCAATGTGCATATCTTATTCCGGTCGTTGCCTAATGAGTAATTATTTTACTGGCAGAGATGCTAACAGAGGCGAATGTGCACAGTCTTGCCGCTGGAAATACCATCTTGTTGAAGAGAAAAGGCCAAATCAATATATACCTGTTATGGAAGATGAACGTGGGACGTATATATTTAATTCTAAAGACTTATGTCTATTGCCTCATATTTCTCAGCTTATTGAGAGTGGGATTAACAGTTTTAAAATTGAAGGAAGGATGAAAAGCGTTCATTATGTTGCAACAGTTGTTAAAGTTTATCGGCAAGCAATTGACGCTTATTTTGCAAATCCCCACGATTTTTCTATTAAGCCAGAGTGGTTGGAAGAATTAAATAAGGGATCACACCGAGAATATACGACAGGGTTTTATTTTAATCACACAACTCATGAGGATCAAATTTACGGAACTTCTTCTTATACCCAAACCCATGATTTTATTGGATTGGTAAAATCCTATGATGCCGCAAATAAAACTGCTGTTGTTGAACAGCGCAATAATATGAAAGTTGGTCAAGAAATCGAGATTGTTCAGCCGGAAGGGCCTACCTTTATACAACGAATTGAGGCTATGTCAGATTTAGACGGCAACTCAATTGACGTTGCACCTCATCCTCAACAATTGATCGTCATGCCAATGAAGAATCCGGTAGACAACTTTTCGATGCTGAGAAGGAAGGTAAAATAGTATGAGTGAAGCCATTCATCTGCGGATTAATCCTAAGCATGTACATTATATTAATAGAATTATGGAAGGGTATGAATATCTAGGCACGGTCAGTACCGTGGATCGCAATGAAGCGGTAGTGATTATTAGAACTACCCCTGATACCCTCGGGGAAGTTCATAATATCATCAGTCACTTAGATATTCCTTTTGAATATGTAAACGAGAAGTGTAACTAAAGTTATTAAAATTTCCACAGAATGCCATACTATAACCAAGAGGTGATAGTGTGGCATTTAATCTTATGCGTATTTATAAATTAATGCTGGTTTTTATCTTTCTCGGCTGTCTATTGGCTGGTCGGCTGTTTTATCTCCAAATTATTAATGGACCGCTGCTTACGGTACAAAGTCTAAGTGGGCGGGTTCAGGAAGTGCCAATGGAAGTCTCACGAGGCGAAATTATTGATCGGAATGGTTATTCACTAACCAATACGGCACAACACTTTAGTCTTATCATTTTTCCAAGCCAAGTAAGGGATATTTCATTAACCGCTGAAAAGATAGCCAATATTCTTGGATTACCAGCCGATAAAATTGTAGCAAAAATAAATAGAGATCAGCGAGCTTTTAAATTAAAATCTGATTTAGATGGATTAACTGCCCAGAAAATAAACGCATTAAATGCTCCTGGAATACTCGTGATGTCAGAAAAAATGCGTTACGGGTATAGTTCACTGGCCTCACACGTCACCGGGTACATCAATACCTCTGATAATCGGGGAGTTAGTGGGATAGAAGCAATGTTTGATGATGTATTACGAGGGAATCAGCCAGAATACGCTGCAGCTTTAGTGGATGCTACACAGCAGGTTATTCCAGGGCTAGGTTATAAGCGAATGCGTCTCGATAATGGAACTGGTCCAAATAACGTTGTTTTGACAATTGACAGCCGCATTCAGAAAAGTGTTGAGGCTGTTCTAGACAGGCATTCACCGAAAGGTGCGGTTGTCGTAATGAGGCCATCAACGGGTGAAATACTGGCAATGGCTTCACGCCCGAATTTTGATGCTAATAATTTAGATGAGTATTTAACGAGTGATGCTGCACCGTTGTTAAATCGGGCCATTGCAGCATATCAGCCAGGATCAGTTTTTAAGCTGGTTGTTGCAGCAGCGGCATTAGAAAATCAATTGGTTAGACCCAATGATATTTTTTTTGATCACGGATATATTGATATTAATGGGATTAGATTCAAGGGCTGGGATTATGATCATGGACCTAGGGGACAAATTACTTTTAGTGATGCAATGGCTTATTCTAGTAATCCCGTCTTTATTGAAGTAGGTCAGAAAGTAGGTGCTGAAAAGCTTGTCGAATATGCAAAGAAGCTGGGCTTTGGTCATAAAAGTAAATTGGAGTTTTATGGGGAGGCTGACGGCAACTTACCGTCAGCGGACAATATTTATCCCGGAGAATTAGCCAATCTTTCAATAGGGCAAGGTGAGTTTGAGGCCACACCAGTTCAAATGGCGGCCTTAGTATCGACTATTGTGAATGATGGAATTAAGGTTGAACCTTATATTGTCAGCAAACTTACAAATTCTGATGGCGTGGTAATAAAAAATTATCATGTATCACGCGGTACTAGAGTTTTATCCAGACAGACGGCAATACAAATGCGGGAAATGATGGCAGGCGTTACCCGTTATGGAACAGGTCAGGCTGCCTATGTTGACGGGGTAGGGTCTGCTGGTAAAACTGGATCTGCAGAGACGGGCAGACAAAATACAGAAGGAAAAGGAATTAATCATGCATGGTTTGCTGGTTATGCGCCTTTGGAGCAACCTCAATTTGCCATTGTTGTATTTATTGAAGATGGAATGTCCGGTGGGGATGTTGCTGCGCCAATATTTAGAGAAATTATGGAAGATATTTTAATGCAATAGCGTCTAAAGGCTTGCACCATGGATCGGATTGAAGCTGTATTAAGTCTTAAGCATTCGAGTATAATAACTTTAATCTCAAATGCACCGAGAGGTTCTAGGCAAATAATATAAATTGTGGTAAAATGTAAAAGTTATTACTTTTTAGTAAGGTTGTGGTAAGCTTGGGAATGTATCGAAATAATATTTTGATTATTCATGGACCTAACCTTAACTTGTTGGGAAAGCGTGAACCCAATATTTATGGTGCTGAGACTTTGGAAACCATAAATAATAAGCTGCAAGAGCATGCTAAGACATTAGCTGTTCAATTAGAAATCATCCAGACAAACCACGAAGGAGTTTTGGTTGATGCTATCCAACAAGCTGATGGGCGATTTGATATGATCATTATCAATGCTGCTGCCTTTACTCATTATAGTGTTGCAATCCGGGATGCTTTGGCAGCGGTTTCGGTACCAGCCATAGAGGTTCATCTTTCTAATATTCATAAGCGTGAAGAGTTTCGTCATAAATCCATGATTGCGCCAGTGGTTATAGGGCAGATTTGTGGTTTTGGCTCAACTAGTTATATTCTTGCATTAGAAGCCGCAGCCAACTTATTAAAGCAGGAGGCTTAAATGAACGAGCGATTATCGAAATTGCGTAGTTTGCTAAATGATCAAGGCCTTGATGCTGTTATTGTCAGTAAACCGGAAAACAGAAGATATTTGAGTGGATTTACGGGTACTTCGGGTTTTCTAGTGATTAACCAAAATAGTGCCAAACTCATAACAGATTTTCGTTATATAGAACAGGCTGAGTATCAGGCTCAAGGTTTTGAAATTGTGCGGCATGGCAGCAATCCACTAGAAACAGTCTCTAGCGTTATTGATGAATTAAAATCAACTAAATGTGGCTTTGAGAGCGATTATTTGACTTATAGCGTTTATTATTCTCTGCAGAACACGCTAAAAAGTATTGAGCTTAAGCCATTGGTTCTCGATGCTCTAAGGATGATAAAAGATAGTAATGAGCTTGGCTTAATCAAGACGGCAGTTGAAATTGCCGATGCGGCATTTTCGTATATTTTATCTTTTTTGCGTCCTGGAATAACCGAACTTGCTGTTGCTGCAGAGCTTGAATATTTTATGCGCAAGCAAGGAGCCGAGAAAGCTGCTTTTGACACCATTGTTGCATCTGGACATCGAGGTGCTTTGCCTCATGGCATAGCTTCCGAGAAACAAATTGAACCTGGTGATTTTGTTACTATGGATTTTGGTGCTGTCTATAATGGCTATCATTCTGATATTACCAGAACTGTTTGCATTGGAAAGGCAACAGAAAAGCAGCAATTAATTTATGATCTTGTTTTAAAAGCACAGCTTGCCGGCTTACAAGCTGTCCAAGCTGGTCAAATAGGCAAAGCGGTAGATCATGTGGCGCGACAAATCATTCAAGATGCCGGATATGGTGACTATTTTGGTCACGGCCTTGGTCATGGTGTAGGATTAGCGATTCACGAAGCCCCAGCTTTATCTCCAGGTAATACCACAATTACGTTAGCAGAAAATATGCTGGTAACAGTCGAACCAGGAGTTTATCTGCCTGATTGGGGTGGAGTTAGAATTGAGGACACAGTCAGAGTATCAGCGGCTAATTGTGAGATATTGACTTCAAGTGATAAAAAGTTAATTGAAATTGATTAACCCGCTTTATGGGATATAAATTGGAGGAATAATTAATGATTTCTAGTAGTGATTTTCGTACCGGTATAACGATTGAGATTGACAATGATGTATGGCAGATCGTAGACTTCCAACATGTTAAGCCTGGTAAAGGAGCAGCTTTTGTTAGAACAAAAATGAAGAATGTTCGTACAGGTGCAGTAGTTGAGCGTACTTTTAATCCAGGAGAAAAATTACCTAAAGCACATATTGATAACCGTCAAATGCAGTATTTATATGAAAATGACGGAATGTATGTGTTCATGGATAATGAATCCTTCGAACAACTTGAGCTGAATGCTGATCAACTAGCGGATGCTAAAAAATTCCTTAAAGAGAATATGAATATTGGCGTAATGTTATTCCAAGGAACCATTATTGGCGTTGATTTACCTAATTCAGTCGATCTAGAAGTTATTGAATGTGATCCTGGTGTTCGTGGTGATACTGCGACTGGTGCTACTAAAATGGCTAAACTAGAGACTGGCTATTCTGTAAGAGTACCTTTATTTATTAACCAAGGCGATGTTCTTAGAATAGACACTCGCTCAGGCGATTATATTGAAAGAGCAAGAGACTAAATTACATATTCCATAAAATCCGGTGAACCATGTTCATCGGATTTTTGCTTTTAGCCGATTCAGGCTGTTTGGCTGTGCTGGTTTTTTTTAGGATTGAATAAACTGTAGTTTTTTTGTAATAGCGGCATATGAAAATAACTTTATTGGGCATAATATCAATAGCTTGCGGATAAAGAAAAAAGGGGTTGATGATTACGTATGACTAATCTAAAAGAGAGAGTGGCCTATCTACAGGGGTTAACCAAAGGCTTGAATGTTAGTGAACAGTCTGCCGAAGGAAAAATTTTAGCAAACATAATCGATGTACTTGATGATATGGCCAATGATTTCCATAACATGGCGATGGCTCAACAAGATTTAGAAACTTATGTTGAAACTATTGATGAGGATTTAACAGATTTAGAAGAAGAAATCTATGAAGACGTATATACCGAAGAAGATTCTGATGATGACTATGTCGAAGTACAATGTCCTGCTTGCCATGAGGCCGTTACCTTTGAGTCAGATATACTTGCTGAAGACGATGCAATTGAAGTCACATGCCCTTATTGCGGTGGCATCGTTTACGATAATACGTTGGAGTTTGATGACGATATTGATATTGAATCATCACGAGTGGATCAGTCTTTACGGCATGCTATTCACCCTGGTGTTTGAACCTGCTAGAGTAAAAAGCGATCAATTTAACATATAGCATTCAACTTTATGTTTTCTGGTTTATAAAAAAATCCCGTCGATACGGGATTTTTTTTATTGCATTTTTGCATAAAGCAATCTCTAACCCCATATCTATGTAAAGAAAGGTGGAGGAAAAATGAACCATGTTAGCCATACATTGGAACATGATATCTATCCGATTTTGGCACCAGGCCTTGCCTCACTGATAAAGTTGCTGCCCGTTTCAATAAAAGATGAATTAACGGAAATAAGATTGCGAATTAATAAGCCTCTCTTACTGGTCTTAAGTAACACGGACAAGATGATTTCCCAAGATGGACAAATAGATATTGAGCCAAGTAAAGCTTATATCTGCAGTTGTGATGATATAGGACGTACGCTACAATCAATCAGCCGTAACTCGTTATATGCTTATGAGCAGGAGCTTAGGCTTGGCTATATTACAATTCATGGAGGACATCGGGTAGGCTTAGCCGGTCAGGCGATCGTGGATGGCGGAGAATTGAAGGCGTTAAAGAATATTAGTTCCTTGAATATACGCATTGCTC
This portion of the Sporomusaceae bacterium FL31 genome encodes:
- the efp gene encoding elongation factor P, with protein sequence MISSSDFRTGITIEIDNDVWQIVDFQHVKPGKGAAFVRTKMKNVRTGAVVERTFNPGEKLPKAHIDNRQMQYLYENDGMYVFMDNESFEQLELNADQLADAKKFLKENMNIGVMLFQGTIIGVDLPNSVDLEVIECDPGVRGDTATGATKMAKLETGYSVRVPLFINQGDVLRIDTRSGDYIERARD
- a CDS encoding O-methyltransferase; protein product: MQIEASLFREIQDYAEINHVPIISFEGASLLVQIVSSSKPLSILEIGTAIGYSTLKFIEHMPSDANVVSIELDNERVEIAKAFIAKAGAENKVQIIAGDAGSILPQLTGPFDLVFIDAAKGQYLDYFKKIEDKLSQHSVVIADNVLFRGYVESNEAPPRRYKTIVKRLREYLSYVTDHPSFNTHLHRVGDGVAISYYRGKKSE
- the pepQ gene encoding peptidase M24: MNERLSKLRSLLNDQGLDAVIVSKPENRRYLSGFTGTSGFLVINQNSAKLITDFRYIEQAEYQAQGFEIVRHGSNPLETVSSVIDELKSTKCGFESDYLTYSVYYSLQNTLKSIELKPLVLDALRMIKDSNELGLIKTAVEIADAAFSYILSFLRPGITELAVAAELEYFMRKQGAEKAAFDTIVASGHRGALPHGIASEKQIEPGDFVTMDFGAVYNGYHSDITRTVCIGKATEKQQLIYDLVLKAQLAGLQAVQAGQIGKAVDHVARQIIQDAGYGDYFGHGLGHGVGLAIHEAPALSPGNTTITLAENMLVTVEPGVYLPDWGGVRIEDTVRVSAANCEILTSSDKKLIEID
- a CDS encoding aminodeoxychorismate lyase, translating into MITIPQKIATKWILLVGVIAILFGSFVYGLAKPVNSASKDITYVSIKSGMTADTIGNLLYEQSLIKNVLAFRIVSKIHGLDSKLKAGDYSFTKDMSVMQIVDKLAKGETAQKQITIPEGYTVDQIALLIKEKQLGDPDKFKKLARNFIPYAYMTANSSTVYPVEGYIFPDTYEIASGASEEELLTMMVTEFDKRFSQEMRERAEQIGLSNREVIVLASLVEKEARIDSDRPIIAGVFLNRLKHSMPLQSCATIQYILGYPKPELSIQDTEIESAYNTYQHSGLPPGPIANPGLASINAVLYSTDTDYLYFVADKQGHHHFSKTYEEHLTAIEQVQK
- a CDS encoding stage V sporulation protein D, whose product is MAFNLMRIYKLMLVFIFLGCLLAGRLFYLQIINGPLLTVQSLSGRVQEVPMEVSRGEIIDRNGYSLTNTAQHFSLIIFPSQVRDISLTAEKIANILGLPADKIVAKINRDQRAFKLKSDLDGLTAQKINALNAPGILVMSEKMRYGYSSLASHVTGYINTSDNRGVSGIEAMFDDVLRGNQPEYAAALVDATQQVIPGLGYKRMRLDNGTGPNNVVLTIDSRIQKSVEAVLDRHSPKGAVVVMRPSTGEILAMASRPNFDANNLDEYLTSDAAPLLNRAIAAYQPGSVFKLVVAAAALENQLVRPNDIFFDHGYIDINGIRFKGWDYDHGPRGQITFSDAMAYSSNPVFIEVGQKVGAEKLVEYAKKLGFGHKSKLEFYGEADGNLPSADNIYPGELANLSIGQGEFEATPVQMAALVSTIVNDGIKVEPYIVSKLTNSDGVVIKNYHVSRGTRVLSRQTAIQMREMMAGVTRYGTGQAAYVDGVGSAGKTGSAETGRQNTEGKGINHAWFAGYAPLEQPQFAIVVFIEDGMSGGDVAAPIFREIMEDILMQ
- the aroQ_1 gene encoding 3-dehydroquinate dehydratase, which translates into the protein MGMYRNNILIIHGPNLNLLGKREPNIYGAETLETINNKLQEHAKTLAVQLEIIQTNHEGVLVDAIQQADGRFDMIIINAAAFTHYSVAIRDALAAVSVPAIEVHLSNIHKREEFRHKSMIAPVVIGQICGFGSTSYILALEAAANLLKQEA
- a CDS encoding peptidase U32 gives rise to the protein MNKPELLAPAGNLEKLKMALLYGADAVFMGGKAFGLRAFSDNFSDEELKEGIEFAHSLHKKAYITVNIFPHNEDLIGLPEYLTYLRDAGADALIIADLGVYRIARNVVPELPLHISTQANNTNWSSVLCWQDMGAERVVLARELSLKDIEIIRQKVDVELEAFVHGAMCISYSGRCLMSNYFTGRDANRGECAQSCRWKYHLVEEKRPNQYIPVMEDERGTYIFNSKDLCLLPHISQLIESGINSFKIEGRMKSVHYVATVVKVYRQAIDAYFANPHDFSIKPEWLEELNKGSHREYTTGFYFNHTTHEDQIYGTSSYTQTHDFIGLVKSYDAANKTAVVEQRNNMKVGQEIEIVQPEGPTFIQRIEAMSDLDGNSIDVAPHPQQLIVMPMKNPVDNFSMLRRKVK